The genomic window TATTAAAAAGTGTACCTTTTTCACTGTACTTCGTCAACCATTCTTTCTTGTTTTTGTAAGTTTTCTTTAGGGTGTGACTAGTTATATTTAGAAAAATGTGGATAAGGACATTGGTACACGTTACCTGTAGGAAGTTGCGCTCGCGCGGGCGACCTGAAATTACACGTATACCACCCTAAGTTGCACGTTTTCCCGAAAAGTTGCACGTTTACCTACCAAAGTTGCGTGTTTACCCACCAAAGTTGCGCGTTTACCTACCAAAGTTGCGCGTTTAACCCGCAAAGTTGCGCGTTTAACCGCAAAGTTGCACGTTTACTCGAAAAGTTGCGCGTTTATCCCGCAAAGTTGCGCGTTTACCTACCAAAGTTGCGCGTTTACCTACCAAAGTTGCGCGTTTACCCACCAAAGTTGCGCGTTTACCTACCAAAGTTGCGCGTTTACCTACCAAAGTTGCGCGTTTACCTACCAAAGTTGCGCGTTTACCTACCAAAGTTGCGCGTTTACCTACCAAAGTTGCGCGTTTACCTACCAAAGTTGCGCGTTTAACCCGCAAAGTCGCACGTTTTCCCCGCAAAACTGCGTGTGGGACACCGGAAGTTGTGCACGAACGACCTCATATTGCGCGATCATACCTCTTTTTCGCGCGATAATACCTTTTTTCGCGCGGTCATACCGGACGACCTCACCTCGAGATTACATCATCAAGATGCCGCCGACACTTTTCGGTACGGCACGCACGAGCGATCTGATAACTCCCCCAGGTTCCTTTCGCAATTCGCGGCCAGTACTACAAACTCAACGGATTACTAGACAAAAAAACCACAGCCTTCTCTTAAAGCTGTGGGTCTTGTCGTTGTTCATTTTCTTCTTTTGTGTAAATGATTTGCATCGGGTTGCCGCCTACAAATGCACCAGCTGGAACATCTTTATGAACAAGTGTACCAGCTGAAATGATTGCGCCGTCTCCAATGATAACTCCAGGTAGAATAGTAGAGTTTGCGCCAATTAACACTTCGTTACCTATCACAACGTCACCAAGGCGATACTCTTTAATAAGATATTCATGAGCTAATATCGTCGTATTGTACCCTATTACACAATTGCGACCCACTGAAATTTTTTCGGGGAACATGATGTCGAGCATGACCATTAGTGCGAAAGACGTTTCGTCTCCAACCTTCATGCGTAAAAATGTTCGATATAGCCAATTTTTTACCGCTAAAAACGGTGTATAGCGCGCCAACTGTATCACAACGAAGTTTTTAACAACCTTCCAAAAAGGGACGGTTTTATAAATCTGCCATAACGAATTGGCAGTTGTGACAGGATAGCGTGTCGTTCGCCTCATAAACTCTCACCTACTCTACAATTTTCAAAAGCTCACTCATATGATCAATTAAATAGTCAGGATTATATTGCTTTAAATACTCCGCACCCTTTAACGTCCAAGACACGGCAACAGTCGCCACACCTGCATTTTGACCAGACACAACATCATGATGGTTATCTCCGACCATAATAGCCTCACTAGCCTTTGCCTCAAGAGCCACTAACGCTTTTTCAATTGGCTCTGCTGCAGGTTTTGGCTCAACCACATCATCCGCTGTCACAACGACATCAAA from Bacillus sp. HMF5848 includes these protein-coding regions:
- a CDS encoding DapH/DapD/GlmU-related protein, coding for MRRTTRYPVTTANSLWQIYKTVPFWKVVKNFVVIQLARYTPFLAVKNWLYRTFLRMKVGDETSFALMVMLDIMFPEKISVGRNCVIGYNTTILAHEYLIKEYRLGDVVIGNEVLIGANSTILPGVIIGDGAIISAGTLVHKDVPAGAFVGGNPMQIIYTKEENEQRQDPQL